Proteins encoded by one window of Rhodamnia argentea isolate NSW1041297 chromosome 6, ASM2092103v1, whole genome shotgun sequence:
- the LOC115728732 gene encoding sec-independent protein translocase protein TATC, chloroplastic isoform X1, protein MGSTSAALFPHLQLSNCSFNPLSSTRRSGPSSLRFGGSRRTRLRLDLSSLRSRKGFGEVVCFAFEDDDGGNKQPELGTSGSVGSAVEDRPVDDAGEADNLRQETIETFNQDDGRSPLYDLLYPDKDLLPDDKEMSIFDHLEELRQRVFVSVMAVGAAILGCFAFSKELVVILEAPVKTQGVRFLQLAPGEFFFTTLKVSGYCGLLLGSPVILYEIIAFVLPGLTKAERRFLGPIVLGSSVLFYAGIVFSYLILTPAALNFFVSYAEGAVESLWSIDQYFEFVLVLMFSTGISFQVPVIQLLLGQVGLVTGDQMLSIWRYVIVGAVVVAAVLTPSTDPLTQMLLATPLLGLYLGGAWAVKLTGR, encoded by the exons ATGGGGAGTACGAGCGCTGCTCTCTTCCCTCATTTGCAGCTCAGCAACTGCAGCTTCAACCCTCTTAGTTCCACGAGAAGAAGCGGCCCGAGCTCGCTTCGCTTCGGTGGCTCTAGAAGAACGAGATTGAGATTGGATTTGAGCAGTTTGAGGAGTCGCAAGGGTTTCGGTGAAGTTGTTTGCTTTGCctttgaggatgatgatggcGGGAATAAGCAACCCGAGTTAGGCACTAGTGGCAGCGTTGGCTCGGCTGTAGAAGATAGACCTG TGGATGATGCAGGTGAGGCTGATAACTTGAGGCAAGAGACCATTGAGACCTTTAACCAAGATGATGGAAGAAGTCCCCTTTATGATCTTCTGTATCCTGATAAAGATCTCCTCCCAGATGACAAGGAAATGAGTATATTTGATCATCTTGAAGAGCTGAGACAACGAGTATTTGTGTCTGTTATGGCAGTTGGTGCTGCTATTTTGGGATGCTTTGCTTTCTCAAAAGAGTTAGTAGTGATTCTGGAAGCTCCTGTCAAAACACAAGGTGTTAGATTTCTGCAACTGGCTCCTGGTGAATTCTTCTTTACAACTTTGAAg GTTTCTGGCTATTGCGGTCTTCTCCTAGGAAGCCCTGTTATTCTCTATGAGATCATAGCCTTTGTTCTTCCAGGTCTAACGAAAGCAGAAAGAAGGTTCCTCGGGCCTATTGTATTAGGGTCTTCTGTGCTTTTCTATGCTGGCATTGTGTTCTCCTACCTAATTCTCACTCCAGCAGCCTTGAATTTCTTTGTGAGTTATGCGGAAGGGGCCGTTGAGTCACTGTGGTCCATTGATCAATACTTTGAGTTTGTGCTAGTGCTCATGTTCAGCACTGGTATATCTTTTCAG GTTCCAGTAATACAGCTCCTTCTAGGACAAGTCGGTCTAGTAACGGGAGACCAAATGCTGTCCATTTGGAGATATGTAATTGTAGGTGCGGTCGTAGTTGCTGCTGTATTAACACCATCAACAGATCCTCTTACTCAAATGCTGCTGGCAACACCTCTTCTTGGTCTGTACTTGGGCGGTGCATGGGCAGTTAAGCTCACAGGCCGGTGA
- the LOC115728732 gene encoding sec-independent protein translocase protein TATC, chloroplastic isoform X2, producing the protein MGSTSAALFPHLQLSNCSFNPLSSTRRSGPSSLRFGGSRRTRLRLDLSSLRSRKGFGEVVCFAFEDDDGGNKQPELGTSGSVGSAVEDRPGEADNLRQETIETFNQDDGRSPLYDLLYPDKDLLPDDKEMSIFDHLEELRQRVFVSVMAVGAAILGCFAFSKELVVILEAPVKTQGVRFLQLAPGEFFFTTLKVSGYCGLLLGSPVILYEIIAFVLPGLTKAERRFLGPIVLGSSVLFYAGIVFSYLILTPAALNFFVSYAEGAVESLWSIDQYFEFVLVLMFSTGISFQVPVIQLLLGQVGLVTGDQMLSIWRYVIVGAVVVAAVLTPSTDPLTQMLLATPLLGLYLGGAWAVKLTGR; encoded by the exons ATGGGGAGTACGAGCGCTGCTCTCTTCCCTCATTTGCAGCTCAGCAACTGCAGCTTCAACCCTCTTAGTTCCACGAGAAGAAGCGGCCCGAGCTCGCTTCGCTTCGGTGGCTCTAGAAGAACGAGATTGAGATTGGATTTGAGCAGTTTGAGGAGTCGCAAGGGTTTCGGTGAAGTTGTTTGCTTTGCctttgaggatgatgatggcGGGAATAAGCAACCCGAGTTAGGCACTAGTGGCAGCGTTGGCTCGGCTGTAGAAGATAGACCTG GTGAGGCTGATAACTTGAGGCAAGAGACCATTGAGACCTTTAACCAAGATGATGGAAGAAGTCCCCTTTATGATCTTCTGTATCCTGATAAAGATCTCCTCCCAGATGACAAGGAAATGAGTATATTTGATCATCTTGAAGAGCTGAGACAACGAGTATTTGTGTCTGTTATGGCAGTTGGTGCTGCTATTTTGGGATGCTTTGCTTTCTCAAAAGAGTTAGTAGTGATTCTGGAAGCTCCTGTCAAAACACAAGGTGTTAGATTTCTGCAACTGGCTCCTGGTGAATTCTTCTTTACAACTTTGAAg GTTTCTGGCTATTGCGGTCTTCTCCTAGGAAGCCCTGTTATTCTCTATGAGATCATAGCCTTTGTTCTTCCAGGTCTAACGAAAGCAGAAAGAAGGTTCCTCGGGCCTATTGTATTAGGGTCTTCTGTGCTTTTCTATGCTGGCATTGTGTTCTCCTACCTAATTCTCACTCCAGCAGCCTTGAATTTCTTTGTGAGTTATGCGGAAGGGGCCGTTGAGTCACTGTGGTCCATTGATCAATACTTTGAGTTTGTGCTAGTGCTCATGTTCAGCACTGGTATATCTTTTCAG GTTCCAGTAATACAGCTCCTTCTAGGACAAGTCGGTCTAGTAACGGGAGACCAAATGCTGTCCATTTGGAGATATGTAATTGTAGGTGCGGTCGTAGTTGCTGCTGTATTAACACCATCAACAGATCCTCTTACTCAAATGCTGCTGGCAACACCTCTTCTTGGTCTGTACTTGGGCGGTGCATGGGCAGTTAAGCTCACAGGCCGGTGA
- the LOC115728714 gene encoding protein DETOXIFICATION 14-like: MEEGESLLASSGGDDVSASSSGWKALKEETKRMGYIAGPMVAVNLSQYFLQIISVMMVGHLGELSLSSTAIAISFCAVTGFSPLFGMSSALETLCGQAYGAEQYQKFSIQIHTGIFCLILACLPLSLVWIFMGKLLVLMGQDPKISVEASKFSTCLIPALFAYGTLQPLVRYFQTQSLVFPLLVSSLVTLVFHIAVCWTLVFYSSFRNLGAAIAIGLSYWLNVILLALYMKYSPNCAKTKTRVWISMELFRGMREFFSFAVPSAVMICLEWWSFEFLTMLSGLLPNPKLETSVLSVCLAVLATLYTIPDGLGAAVSTRVSNELGAGNPQAARQAVGVVMLITVLGVAVVSTILFTTRRSFGYIFSDEEEVVHYVESMAPLVCLSVILDNLQGVLSGVARGCGWQHIGAYINLGAYYLCGIPIAAMLGFYAHWRGKGLWIGIQIGSLVQTVLLIIVTTCTDWNKQAERARDRIFQGRSETNNALE, from the exons ATGGAAGAGGGCGAGAGTCTGTTAGCGAGCAGCGGCGGCGATGACGTTTCCGCATCGAGCTCCGGGTGGAAGGCATTGAAGGAGGAGACGAAGAGGATGGGGTACATAGCAGGGCCGATGGTGGCAGTCAACCTGTCGCAGTACTTCCTGCAGATCATATCGGTGATGATGGTGGGTCACCTGggcgagctctctctctccagcacTGCCATCGCCATCTCCTTCTGCGCTGTCACCGGCTTCAGTCCCCtc TTCGGCATGTCAAGTGCCCTTGAAACTCTTTGCGGACAAGCTTATGGAGCTGAGCAATACCAAAAGTTCAGCATCCAAATCCACACCGGCATTTTCTGTCTCATCTTAGCCTGTCTCCCCTTGTCCCTAGTATGGATCTTCATGGGGAAACTGCTGGTTCTCATGGGCCAAGACCCCAAGATCTCCGTCGAGGCCAGTAAATTCTCCACCTGCCTCATTCCCGCGCTCTTTGCTTACGGAACTCTCCAGCCTCTGGTCCGGTACTTTCAGACACAGTCCCTTGTCTTCCCTCTGCTCGTGAGCTCCCTCGTGACGCTAGTTTTCCACATAGCGGTCTGCTGGACTCTGGTGTTCTACTCTAGCTTCCGGAACCTTGGAGCGGCCATCGCCATAGGCCTGTCCTATTGGTTGAATGTGATTCTGCTTGCATTGTACATGAAGTATTCCCCAAACTGCGCGAAGACGAAGACCCGTGTGTGGATCTCCATGGAGCTGTTCCGAGGAATGAGAGAGTTCTTCAGCTTCGCTGTCCCTTCTGCTGTCATGATTTG CCTGGAGTGGTGGTCGTTCGAGTTTCTGACGATGCTTTCTGGGCTTCTCCCCAACCCGAAGCTTGAAACTTCAGTCCTATCTGTGTG CTTGGCAGTGCTCGCAACGCTCTATACGATCCCAGATGGACTTGGGGCAGCAGTAAG CACACGGGTTTCGAATGAACTAGGAGCAGGGAATCCACAGGCGGCTCGCCAAGCCGTTGGCGTTGTCATGCTCATTACGGTGTTGGGGGTTGCTGTGGTAAGCACAATCCTGTTCACCACGCGCCGCTCATTCGGCTACATATTCAGCGACGAGGAAGAGGTGGTCCACTATGTTGAATCCATGGCTCCTCTTGTGTGCCTATCTGTGATACTAGACAACTTACAAGGAGTCCTTTCAG GTGTGGCCAGAGGATGTGGTTGGCAGCACATTGGAGCGTACATCAACCTTGGGGCATATTACCTTTGTGGGATTCCCATTGCTGCAATGTTGGGTTTCTATGCACACTGGAGAGGAAAGGGGCTTTGGATCGGAATTCAGATCGGTTCTCTTGTTCAGACGGTTCTGCTAATTATCGTCACGACCTGCACGGATTGGAACAAGCAG GCAGAGAGGGCAAGGGACAGAATATTTCAAGGAAGATCTGAGACTAACAATGCCCTGGAGTGA